The Thunnus maccoyii chromosome 9, fThuMac1.1, whole genome shotgun sequence genome includes a region encoding these proteins:
- the LOC121903225 gene encoding calsenilin-like isoform X5, with the protein MGIQGMELFAIGVVIILFMAVLKQFGILEPMSSFEDSSDSDLELSTVRHQPEGLDQLQAQTKFTRKELQSLYRGFKNECPSGLVDEETFKSIYSQFFPQGDATTYAHFLFNAFDIDRNGSIRFEDFVIGLSVLLRGSVTEKLNWAFNLYDINKDGYITKEEMLAIMKSIYDMMGRYTYPCVRDEAPSEHVDKFFQKMDKNRDGVVTIEEFIETCQKDENIMNSMQLFENVI; encoded by the exons ATGGGGATCCAAGGCATGGAGCTGTTTGCCATCGGCGTGGTCATCATCCTCTTCATGGCAGTTCTCAAGCAGTTTGGCATCCTGGAGCCGATGTCTTCGTTTGAAG ACAGCAGCGACAGTGATTTGGAGCTGTCGACGGTGCGTCACCAGCCGGAGGGGCTGGACCAGCTGCAGGCTCAGACCAAGTTCACCAGGAAGGAGCTTCAGTCTCTCTACAGAGGCTTTAAGAAC GAGTGTCCCAGTGGGTTGGTTGATGAGGAGACATTCAAGTCCATCTATTCTCAGTTCTTTCCCCAAGGAG ATGCAACCACCTACGCTCACTTCCTGTTCAACGCGTTTGACATAGACAGAAATGGCTCGATCCGGTTCGAGGACTTTGTCATCGGCCTGTCTGTGTTGCTCAGAGGTTCGGTCACCGAGAAGCTCAACTGGGCTTTTAACCTCTATGACATTAATAAAGATGGCTACATCACCAAAGAG GAGATGTTGGCGATTATGAAGTCAATCTATGACATGATGGGGAGGTACACCTACCCATGTGTGCGAGACGAGGCTCCCTCTGAACACGTGGACAAGTTCTTCCAG AAAATGGACAAAAACCGAGACGGTGTAGTGACCATTGAAGAGTTCATCGAGACCTGTCAGAAG